From Pseudoleptotrichia goodfellowii, a single genomic window includes:
- the yajC gene encoding preprotein translocase subunit YajC, whose product MNYFQMVIIYIVIMAVVLGPTYFTNKKKKQKQQEMINSLKAGDKITTIGGIKGTVVEVLTDTVEIKIDKTARMTILKSAVSSVSK is encoded by the coding sequence ATGAATTATTTTCAGATGGTTATAATATATATTGTAATAATGGCAGTTGTACTTGGACCGACTTATTTTACAAACAAAAAGAAAAAACAGAAACAACAGGAAATGATAAATTCTTTGAAAGCAGGAGATAAAATAACTACAATCGGCGGTATAAAAGGAACTGTAGTAGAAGTGTTGACAGATACTGTTGAAATTAAAATTGATAAAACTGCAAGAATGACTATATTGAAAAGTGCTGTTTCAAGCGTTTCAAAATAA
- the rnr gene encoding ribonuclease R, with translation MKELIYLKKLLEDHELTFQEIIQMLEWTPKKRKLYKQILSSWEDEGEIYLKRNGKYTLPEKAGLIKGEISITGGNFGFLDVVGENSIFIPGHYLNTAMNGDTVLVRILKENGNSDKSREGEVYKVVKRARDVIVGIFEHNLSFGFVRPRNSGRDIYVSKKKIRGAKTGNLVAVKIYFWGDEEKKPEGEIVSILGNPEDTEALISALLINNGIQEKFPNEVIKETGKIDDDFSDEIEKRKDLRHLDIITIDGSDAKDLDDAVYVEKTETGYKLIISIADVSYYVKNGSELDKEALKRGNSIYLVDRVIPMLPRKLSNNLCSLNPNEDKLTFSVEIDFDNNGKVVKNDFYKSVIKSKYRMTYSGVNEIFEGNGELIKKYSKIYEMLQNMLSLSKTIRNIKKRRGSIDFELPEIKVVLDENKLVQDIVLRSRGEAERLIEDFMVAANEVVAEKLFWEEIPAIYRVHEDPDKAKISALNESLIKFGYHLKNTNELHPGKFQTIIEKTTGLPEGYLIHKLILRAMQRARYSNKNLGHFGLASKYYLHFTSPIRRYSDLVVHRMLEKSITKFMKEKEKQAYSENLDIVASTISKTERVADKLEEDSVKIKLIEYMQDKIGNVYIGRLSGMNKNKVFMELENHIEVVYNVLTSRDDFIYDEENFKITDTKTGEFYTMGNTLKVIITGASYQKMEIEVIPYREKTAEILPETEE, from the coding sequence ATGAAAGAACTTATTTATTTAAAAAAGTTACTCGAAGACCATGAACTGACATTTCAAGAAATAATCCAAATGTTGGAATGGACTCCGAAAAAAAGAAAACTATATAAACAGATACTTTCTTCATGGGAAGATGAAGGTGAGATTTATTTAAAAAGAAACGGTAAATATACTCTTCCTGAAAAAGCCGGACTGATTAAAGGAGAAATATCCATTACAGGCGGTAATTTCGGATTTTTGGATGTGGTCGGAGAAAACAGCATTTTTATTCCCGGCCACTATTTAAATACTGCTATGAACGGAGATACTGTTTTAGTCAGAATTCTTAAAGAAAACGGAAATTCGGATAAAAGCCGTGAAGGAGAAGTTTATAAAGTTGTAAAAAGAGCGAGAGACGTAATCGTCGGGATTTTTGAACATAATTTGAGCTTCGGATTTGTAAGACCGAGAAATTCGGGAAGGGATATTTATGTTTCCAAAAAGAAAATAAGAGGTGCCAAAACAGGAAATTTGGTTGCAGTCAAAATTTATTTCTGGGGAGATGAAGAGAAAAAACCCGAAGGAGAGATTGTCAGTATTTTAGGAAATCCTGAAGATACTGAAGCATTAATATCGGCTCTTCTTATAAATAACGGTATACAGGAAAAGTTTCCCAACGAAGTAATTAAGGAAACGGGGAAAATAGATGACGATTTTTCCGATGAAATCGAAAAAAGAAAAGATTTAAGACACCTTGATATTATTACTATAGACGGATCCGATGCCAAAGATTTGGACGATGCCGTTTATGTGGAAAAAACTGAAACAGGGTATAAACTTATTATAAGTATAGCCGATGTTTCCTATTATGTAAAAAATGGAAGTGAACTTGATAAGGAAGCCTTAAAAAGAGGAAATTCAATATATCTTGTAGATAGGGTAATCCCTATGCTACCGAGAAAACTTTCAAATAATCTGTGTTCGTTAAATCCCAATGAAGATAAACTCACATTTTCCGTAGAAATAGACTTTGACAATAACGGAAAAGTTGTAAAAAACGATTTTTACAAATCGGTTATAAAGTCCAAGTACAGAATGACTTATTCGGGAGTGAATGAAATATTTGAAGGAAACGGAGAACTTATAAAAAAATATTCTAAAATATATGAAATGCTTCAAAATATGCTTTCCCTTTCAAAAACAATAAGAAATATTAAAAAGCGTCGTGGGAGCATTGATTTTGAATTGCCTGAAATAAAAGTAGTTCTTGATGAAAATAAACTTGTTCAGGATATTGTACTGCGTTCGAGAGGGGAAGCTGAAAGACTGATAGAAGACTTTATGGTTGCAGCAAACGAGGTCGTAGCGGAAAAACTTTTCTGGGAAGAAATTCCGGCTATTTACAGGGTTCATGAAGATCCCGATAAAGCAAAAATAAGTGCATTAAACGAGTCACTGATAAAATTCGGCTATCACTTGAAAAATACCAACGAACTTCATCCCGGAAAATTTCAGACGATAATAGAAAAAACGACAGGACTTCCTGAAGGGTACTTGATACATAAATTGATTTTAAGAGCTATGCAGAGAGCCAGATATTCTAATAAAAACTTGGGGCATTTCGGACTTGCTTCCAAATATTATCTGCATTTTACTTCGCCGATAAGAAGATATTCGGATCTTGTAGTACATAGAATGCTTGAAAAATCTATTACGAAGTTTATGAAAGAAAAAGAAAAACAGGCTTATTCGGAAAATCTTGACATTGTTGCATCAACTATTTCCAAAACAGAAAGAGTTGCTGATAAACTTGAAGAAGACAGTGTTAAAATAAAGTTGATAGAATATATGCAGGATAAAATCGGAAATGTTTATATTGGAAGACTTAGCGGTATGAATAAAAATAAAGTTTTTATGGAATTGGAAAATCACATTGAAGTAGTTTACAATGTTTTGACTTCAAGAGATGACTTTATATATGATGAAGAAAACTTTAAAATTACCGATACAAAAACAGGGGAATTCTACACAATGGGGAATACTTTGAAAGTCATTATTACAGGGGCATCCTATCAGAAAATGGAAATAGAAGTAATACCTTACAGAGAGAAAACAGCTGAAATACTGCCTGAAACTGAAGAATAA
- the nrdG gene encoding anaerobic ribonucleoside-triphosphate reductase activating protein — translation MDSKDKKNDFTLRILKIFKETIVDGVGFRYSLYFAGCIHKCPGCHNEKSWNPDNGELVSYEMLQEIADEINKNSILDGITISGGDPLFNPVDMLKVLKFLKEKTGKNIWLYTGYTLENIKSDKDRSKCLEYIDVLVDGPFIKQLYAPDLEFRGSSNQRIIKKSEFEKYSCEKNTQPQNVYVQ, via the coding sequence ATGGACAGCAAAGATAAAAAAAATGATTTTACTTTGAGAATTTTAAAAATTTTTAAAGAAACAATAGTAGACGGAGTAGGATTCAGATATTCTTTGTATTTTGCCGGATGTATACATAAATGTCCGGGGTGTCATAATGAAAAATCATGGAATCCTGATAATGGAGAGCTTGTAAGCTACGAAATGTTGCAGGAGATTGCCGATGAGATAAATAAAAATTCTATACTTGACGGTATTACGATAAGCGGAGGAGATCCTTTATTTAATCCTGTAGATATGCTTAAAGTTTTGAAGTTTTTAAAAGAGAAAACAGGAAAAAACATTTGGCTTTATACGGGTTATACTTTGGAAAATATAAAGTCGGACAAGGATAGAAGTAAATGTTTGGAATATATAGATGTACTGGTTGACGGGCCTTTCATCAAGCAATTATACGCTCCTGACTTGGAATTTAGAGGAAGCAGTAATCAGAGAATTATTAAAAAATCAGAGTTTGAAAAATATTCCTGTGAAAAAAATACGCAGCCTCAAAATGTGTATGTTCAATAA
- a CDS encoding DMT family transporter, which produces MRKLSNDDKAKIAAFATIFFWSSSFMFIKIALNYYDSMTLSVLRYIISSFVLIFYMIMKKMRMPELKDIPIFFCSGFTGFALYMITLNKGLTTLSSSTVSVIMAFAPILTSVLSVIFLKEKINLYGWICIFVSFAGIAVLMLWEGVLSVNEGVFLILTSALLLAIYNIIQKKLMRRYTASEATTYSIFTGTILLVLYSPKSAMEIFHMSSAGFIIVFYLAVFVGVVGYILWSKALSLAENTGEIANLLFLNPFIATIMGIIILHEKLTIPTIIGGTMILSGILGYNKFKGK; this is translated from the coding sequence ATGAGAAAACTAAGTAATGACGATAAAGCTAAAATCGCAGCTTTTGCGACAATATTTTTCTGGTCGTCTTCATTTATGTTTATAAAAATAGCACTTAACTATTACGATTCGATGACATTATCTGTATTGAGATATATAATATCATCTTTCGTGTTAATATTTTATATGATAATGAAAAAAATGAGAATGCCTGAATTGAAAGATATTCCCATTTTTTTCTGTTCAGGATTTACAGGATTTGCCTTATACATGATAACTTTGAATAAAGGACTGACTACTCTGTCTTCAAGTACTGTGAGTGTCATAATGGCATTTGCACCTATACTTACGTCCGTACTGTCGGTTATATTTTTAAAGGAAAAGATAAATTTGTACGGCTGGATTTGTATTTTTGTGTCATTTGCGGGAATAGCGGTTTTAATGTTGTGGGAAGGAGTTCTTTCGGTTAATGAAGGTGTCTTTTTAATTTTGACTTCGGCACTTCTTTTGGCAATATACAATATTATCCAGAAAAAATTAATGAGAAGATATACAGCCTCCGAAGCCACGACTTACAGTATTTTTACGGGAACGATTTTACTCGTACTTTACTCTCCGAAGTCTGCAATGGAAATATTTCATATGAGTTCGGCAGGATTTATTATTGTTTTTTATCTGGCGGTTTTTGTAGGAGTCGTAGGTTATATTCTCTGGAGTAAAGCACTTTCCCTCGCTGAAAATACTGGAGAAATTGCAAATTTACTGTTTTTAAATCCTTTTATAGCTACTATAATGGGAATAATAATTTTGCATGAAAAACTTACAATACCTACAATTATCGGAGGAACGATGATTTTGTCGGGGATATTGGGATATAATAAGTTTAAAGGAAAGTAG
- the smpB gene encoding SsrA-binding protein SmpB: protein MVLARNKKAFHDYFIEDKLEAGIELVGTEVKSVKAGKTSIKESFIRIIKNEVFIMNMHITPYEFGNINNLPESRVRKLLLNRKEIEKWASKMKEQGYTIIPLSVYTKKRLVKMEIGLAKGKKLHDKRESLKRKDQEKDMKKIQKNFGR from the coding sequence ATGGTATTAGCGAGAAATAAAAAGGCTTTTCATGATTATTTTATAGAAGACAAACTGGAAGCGGGAATAGAGCTTGTAGGGACTGAAGTGAAGTCCGTAAAAGCCGGAAAAACAAGTATAAAAGAAAGTTTTATAAGAATAATAAAAAACGAAGTTTTTATAATGAATATGCATATTACTCCTTATGAGTTCGGAAATATTAATAATTTGCCCGAATCGAGAGTGAGGAAGCTCCTTTTAAACAGAAAAGAAATAGAAAAATGGGCATCTAAAATGAAAGAACAGGGATATACGATTATTCCTTTATCGGTATATACAAAGAAAAGACTCGTAAAAATGGAGATAGGTCTTGCCAAAGGGAAAAAACTCCATGACAAAAGAGAGAGTTTGAAAAGAAAAGATCAGGAAAAAGATATGAAAAAAATTCAGAAAAACTTCGGGAGATAA
- the yqeK gene encoding bis(5'-nucleosyl)-tetraphosphatase (symmetrical) YqeK, whose translation MGINIDKIKTNVKKYLDEKRYRHVERVAAAAKELAEIYNVPAEDAVAAAYLHDVAKFFEITKMIDLVRGKYPEVENKMSQTTAILHGFAGAEFIRNNYDLFGIDNEEILDAVKYHTIGSENMSTLSKIIYLADAIESGRTWDGVEKARELAKKDLDKALIYEIKTKLEYLLSIENIIHPNIILFRNSLIYKG comes from the coding sequence ATGGGAATAAATATAGATAAAATAAAGACAAATGTGAAAAAATATCTTGATGAGAAAAGGTACAGACATGTAGAAAGAGTTGCAGCAGCAGCAAAAGAACTTGCTGAAATATATAATGTTCCGGCAGAAGATGCTGTTGCAGCGGCTTATCTTCACGATGTTGCCAAATTTTTTGAAATTACGAAGATGATTGATCTGGTAAGGGGAAAATATCCCGAAGTTGAAAATAAAATGTCTCAGACTACAGCTATCCTGCACGGTTTTGCAGGGGCCGAGTTTATAAGAAATAATTACGACCTGTTCGGAATAGATAATGAAGAAATTTTGGATGCAGTAAAATATCATACTATCGGAAGCGAAAATATGAGTACTCTTTCAAAAATTATCTATCTTGCCGATGCCATAGAATCGGGAAGAACGTGGGACGGTGTGGAAAAAGCAAGAGAACTTGCCAAAAAAGATTTGGATAAGGCTTTGATATACGAGATAAAAACAAAACTGGAATATTTGCTGTCAATAGAAAATATTATACATCCGAATATTATTTTATTCAGAAACTCTTTAATTTATAAAGGATAA
- a CDS encoding ArsR/SmtB family transcription factor, giving the protein MDKLLHPNIEDVTLEGLLHALSDPIRLEIFRRLYSSEEEGKCGCFVDLGKKNNLSHHFKVLRESGVIKVRIDGRNRFISTRKDEINKKFPGLLSSIYNGCEENKLL; this is encoded by the coding sequence ATGGATAAGTTACTTCATCCGAATATAGAAGATGTTACTTTAGAGGGACTTCTGCATGCTTTAAGTGATCCGATAAGACTGGAAATATTCAGAAGACTGTACAGTTCCGAAGAAGAAGGGAAATGCGGATGTTTTGTCGATTTAGGTAAAAAGAATAATCTTTCTCATCATTTCAAGGTTTTAAGAGAAAGCGGAGTTATTAAAGTGAGGATAGACGGAAGAAACAGATTTATTTCTACGAGAAAAGATGAGATAAATAAGAAGTTTCCGGGACTATTATCTTCTATTTATAACGGATGTGAAGAAAACAAACTTTTATAA
- a CDS encoding N-acetylmuramoyl-L-alanine amidase family protein, translating into MKRIFILMLLLISTVVFSETLEKVTYRNGVYTATFKEKRKINVSATFNQSQSVLALDFQNVTVKDGIPNNLRVNDQYVDNVSITEVAGISTISFYLKAGTQYRIVTRNGEVQVTFSGQNNNSNSVVKNQPSKNQNTQSGKKKKYTIVVDPGHGGKDSGALGNGYREKDFALAIGLKLANNLKKDYNVIMTRSTDVFIPLQTRAKIANDANADFFVSIHLNSGGASANGAEAFYYSKKESAYAAEVAKFENSVDSNYKDIPLSDFIINDIFYRINQQKSAAVATDALDSIISNFGLRRRGVYGANFAVLRGTNAPAILVEVGFITSYGDIDQYLSESGKERLAAGIANAIRKHFN; encoded by the coding sequence ATGAAAAGAATTTTTATATTAATGTTACTTTTAATAAGTACAGTAGTATTTTCAGAGACTTTGGAGAAAGTAACATACAGAAACGGAGTATATACTGCAACATTTAAAGAAAAGAGGAAAATAAACGTCAGTGCTACTTTTAATCAGAGTCAGTCGGTATTGGCATTAGACTTTCAAAATGTAACTGTAAAAGACGGGATACCTAATAATTTAAGAGTGAATGATCAATATGTGGACAATGTAAGTATTACCGAAGTAGCAGGGATTTCTACTATTTCATTTTATTTGAAAGCGGGAACACAATACAGAATTGTAACCAGAAACGGAGAAGTTCAGGTTACATTCAGCGGACAAAATAATAACAGTAACAGTGTTGTAAAAAATCAGCCTTCAAAAAATCAGAATACTCAATCAGGTAAAAAGAAAAAATATACTATTGTTGTGGATCCGGGACACGGAGGAAAAGATTCGGGAGCCTTAGGAAACGGATACAGAGAAAAAGATTTTGCATTGGCGATAGGACTAAAATTGGCGAATAATCTGAAAAAAGATTATAACGTTATAATGACAAGAAGTACAGACGTATTTATACCGTTACAGACAAGAGCCAAAATAGCCAATGATGCAAATGCGGATTTCTTTGTAAGTATTCACTTAAATTCGGGAGGTGCTTCGGCAAATGGAGCGGAAGCTTTCTATTATTCTAAAAAAGAATCGGCTTATGCTGCCGAAGTTGCAAAATTTGAAAACAGTGTAGACAGTAACTACAAAGACATACCGCTTTCGGATTTCATAATAAATGATATTTTTTACAGAATAAATCAGCAGAAAAGTGCTGCAGTGGCAACAGATGCTTTGGACAGTATAATTTCCAATTTCGGGCTAAGACGTAGAGGTGTTTACGGAGCAAACTTTGCGGTGTTACGTGGAACAAATGCACCTGCCATACTTGTAGAAGTAGGATTTATAACAAGTTACGGAGATATAGATCAGTATTTAAGCGAGTCAGGAAAAGAACGTCTTGCAGCGGGAATTGCCAATGCAATAAGAAAACATTTCAATTAG
- a CDS encoding anaerobic ribonucleoside triphosphate reductase translates to MQISGTLKNIIDGIVTVEKNDINNENANMSSMTPAGQMMRFASEVSKMYALENLISPKFAEAHQKGEIHIHDLDYYPSKTTTCLQYDLADMFEHGFQTKHGYIREAKSISTYATLATIIFQTNQNEQHGGQAIPAFDFYMAKGVLKSFRRHFRYRILSFLSLDYVDETNKKVKAFINENIHTILPDDSVAGKISEHFNIEKTQIKRLIEIAYDDTRLETYQAMEGFLHNLNTMHSRGGNQVVFSSINYGTDFSEEGRMVIRELLKATEDGLGKRETPIFPIQIFKVKEGLSYSEEDYKFAMENIEKIDDMLNGKIKFKTPNFDLLLLACRTTSRRLFPNFLFLDTSFNSHEKWDINDPMKYKYEVATMGCRTRVFENLNGEKSSLGRGNLSFTSINFPRIAIETRKKIENVVNTMTFGSEQEKEDKKNEMLKKEFQSKVKEKTYLVAEQLLERYRFQQTALAKQFPFMRANNLWKGMGEVDQNSELYDALNTGSLSIGFVGGANAMYALFDAEHGSSEIAYDTLYETVEMMNEIAEELRKTYKLNYSILATPAESLAGRFLKIDKKEFGEIENVTDKDYYVNSFHIDVRNKVGVFEKIKKEAPFHKLTSGGHITYVELDGEARKNIGVILKIVKTMKDSGIGYGSINHPVDRCRTCGTETIIDDKCPVCGSHDISKIRRITGYLTGDLDCWNSAKKAEEKDRVKHGL, encoded by the coding sequence ATGCAAATATCGGGAACGTTAAAAAATATAATTGACGGGATAGTAACTGTCGAGAAAAATGATATAAACAATGAAAATGCCAATATGTCATCAATGACTCCGGCAGGGCAGATGATGAGATTTGCAAGTGAAGTGTCCAAAATGTATGCCTTGGAAAATTTGATTTCTCCAAAGTTTGCAGAGGCTCACCAAAAAGGAGAAATTCATATACATGACCTTGATTATTATCCGAGTAAAACTACTACATGTCTTCAGTATGATCTGGCAGATATGTTTGAGCACGGTTTTCAGACAAAACACGGATACATCAGAGAGGCTAAAAGCATAAGTACATATGCTACTCTTGCCACTATAATTTTCCAGACAAATCAGAACGAGCAACACGGCGGACAAGCTATACCTGCATTTGATTTTTATATGGCTAAAGGAGTACTTAAGTCATTCAGAAGACATTTCCGATACAGAATATTGAGCTTTTTATCTCTCGATTATGTAGATGAAACAAACAAAAAAGTAAAAGCGTTCATAAATGAAAATATACATACAATATTGCCTGACGACAGTGTTGCAGGTAAAATTTCCGAACACTTTAATATTGAAAAAACTCAGATTAAAAGGCTGATTGAAATTGCCTATGACGATACAAGATTGGAAACTTATCAGGCAATGGAAGGATTTTTACACAATCTGAATACAATGCACTCAAGAGGAGGAAATCAGGTAGTATTTTCGTCGATTAATTACGGAACGGACTTTTCCGAAGAAGGCAGAATGGTGATTCGTGAACTTTTAAAAGCTACCGAAGACGGACTGGGAAAAAGAGAAACTCCGATATTTCCTATACAGATTTTTAAGGTAAAAGAGGGATTGAGCTATTCCGAAGAAGATTATAAATTTGCAATGGAAAATATTGAAAAAATAGACGATATGTTGAATGGAAAAATAAAATTTAAAACACCTAATTTCGACTTGTTGTTACTCGCATGCAGAACTACAAGCAGAAGACTGTTTCCGAATTTTCTGTTTTTGGACACTTCATTCAATAGCCATGAAAAATGGGATATTAACGATCCGATGAAATACAAATACGAAGTGGCTACGATGGGTTGCCGAACGAGGGTTTTTGAAAATCTGAACGGAGAAAAAAGCAGTTTAGGACGGGGAAATCTGTCTTTTACAAGTATAAATTTTCCGAGAATAGCAATAGAAACAAGAAAAAAAATAGAAAATGTAGTAAACACGATGACTTTCGGCAGTGAGCAGGAAAAAGAGGATAAAAAAAATGAAATGCTGAAAAAAGAATTTCAATCAAAAGTAAAAGAAAAAACCTATCTTGTGGCTGAACAGCTTCTTGAAAGATACAGATTTCAGCAAACAGCTCTGGCAAAGCAATTTCCTTTTATGAGAGCAAATAACCTTTGGAAAGGTATGGGAGAAGTTGATCAGAACAGCGAGCTGTATGATGCACTGAATACAGGCTCTTTAAGTATAGGATTTGTAGGAGGTGCCAATGCCATGTATGCTTTGTTTGATGCAGAGCATGGAAGCAGTGAGATTGCATATGATACTCTTTACGAAACAGTGGAAATGATGAATGAAATAGCCGAAGAATTAAGAAAAACCTATAAACTGAATTATTCTATACTGGCAACGCCTGCAGAAAGTCTGGCGGGAAGATTTTTGAAAATTGATAAAAAAGAGTTCGGGGAGATAGAAAATGTAACGGATAAAGACTATTATGTAAATTCTTTTCATATTGATGTGAGAAATAAAGTAGGAGTATTTGAAAAGATAAAAAAAGAAGCTCCTTTTCATAAGTTGACAAGCGGAGGTCATATCACGTATGTGGAACTGGACGGAGAAGCGAGAAAAAATATAGGAGTTATACTTAAAATAGTAAAAACTATGAAAGACAGCGGAATAGGATACGGTTCTATAAATCATCCTGTGGACAGATGCAGAACATGCGGAACTGAAACGATAATAGACGACAAATGTCCTGTTTGCGGAAGTCACGATATTTCCAAAATAAGAAGAATTACGGGATATCTGACAGGAGATTTGGACTGTTGGAACAGTGCAAAAAAAGCCGAGGAAAAAGACAGAGTAAAACACGGGCTGTAG
- a CDS encoding nuclear transport factor 2 family protein, translating to MKLCSLFSDDTVIKLNNMPEIKGKDNIISFFKTFFGRNEEAKHLWTTVISEDKLKQVNWGVVCKKNGELFTLTGTDYFKIENNKIVYLEVVGNG from the coding sequence TTGAAATTATGCAGTCTTTTTTCAGATGATACAGTCATCAAACTGAATAATATGCCCGAAATAAAAGGAAAAGACAATATTATTTCTTTTTTTAAAACTTTTTTCGGAAGAAATGAAGAAGCAAAACATCTTTGGACGACAGTTATTTCAGAAGACAAGCTGAAACAGGTCAACTGGGGAGTTGTATGTAAAAAAAATGGAGAACTGTTTACTCTCACAGGAACAGACTATTTCAAAATAGAAAATAATAAAATTGTTTATTTGGAAGTTGTGGGGAATGGGTAA
- a CDS encoding GerMN domain-containing protein has translation MGNGVKTGSQSEKIKGFFKKNLLLMILVLLSAGAITANYYDKKNSQTINVTVDPKLMEKSSSSAEQTQKINIFVYDPASKTVESKEVSIPKQLNIIEGDFINEIIKDSPYITKDMKFQNAYTLNMDDKNTTIVKLSSQFAGLKSDKVLFDGFSQAVTQTIMKNFPNVQAVVIQIDGETTAQ, from the coding sequence ATGGGGAACGGAGTAAAAACTGGCAGTCAAAGTGAAAAAATCAAAGGTTTTTTCAAGAAAAACCTTTTGCTGATGATACTTGTTTTATTGTCTGCAGGAGCAATAACTGCGAATTATTATGATAAAAAAAATTCTCAAACTATAAACGTTACTGTAGATCCGAAACTTATGGAAAAGTCTTCATCAAGTGCGGAGCAAACTCAGAAAATCAATATTTTTGTATATGATCCGGCTTCAAAAACCGTAGAAAGTAAGGAAGTTTCCATTCCTAAGCAGCTTAATATTATTGAAGGAGATTTTATTAATGAAATAATTAAAGATTCTCCTTATATAACAAAGGATATGAAATTTCAAAATGCATATACTTTAAATATGGATGACAAAAATACGACTATTGTTAAACTGAGTTCGCAATTTGCAGGATTGAAGTCGGATAAAGTTTTATTTGATGGATTTTCTCAAGCAGTAACACAGACAATAATGAAAAATTTTCCTAATGTGCAGGCAGTTGTTATACAAATAGACGGAGAAACTACGGCTCAATAG
- the sfsA gene encoding DNA/RNA nuclease SfsA, with amino-acid sequence MKSKNGSNTNIYTIDYDETVIFKERITRFTVTFDFKEKSENNESENLAHLHDSGRLTELLVKGNELLIKKAENENRKTKWDVIGVKVDDETVLINTAYHRYIAESILKNEKLSPLGKIKNIKPEVKYNKSRIDFYLETEKEKIYLEVKGCTLIEDKVATFPGAPSVRAVKHLNELMELKKEGFRAAVLILVFRKSDVFRPRHETDKDFAETFYEAKRKGVEIYPMLLSYKNKNIRFEKKLRILRKSF; translated from the coding sequence ATGAAAAGCAAAAACGGAAGTAATACAAACATTTATACAATAGACTATGATGAAACAGTTATTTTCAAAGAGAGAATAACAAGATTTACGGTAACTTTCGATTTTAAAGAAAAGTCGGAAAATAATGAAAGTGAAAATTTGGCTCATTTACATGATTCGGGGAGGCTTACAGAACTGCTCGTGAAAGGAAACGAACTTCTTATAAAAAAAGCTGAAAATGAGAACAGAAAGACAAAATGGGATGTTATAGGAGTAAAAGTCGATGATGAAACAGTCCTTATAAATACTGCTTATCATAGATATATTGCCGAATCAATACTGAAAAATGAAAAACTTTCTCCGCTCGGAAAAATTAAAAATATAAAGCCTGAAGTCAAATATAATAAAAGTCGTATTGATTTTTATCTGGAAACTGAAAAGGAAAAAATTTATCTTGAAGTAAAAGGCTGTACCCTTATAGAAGATAAAGTCGCAACTTTTCCGGGAGCACCCTCTGTCCGTGCGGTAAAGCATTTGAACGAACTTATGGAATTGAAAAAAGAAGGATTCAGAGCGGCAGTACTTATTCTTGTGTTCAGAAAATCCGATGTTTTCAGACCGAGACATGAAACAGACAAAGATTTTGCCGAAACTTTTTATGAAGCAAAAAGAAAAGGTGTGGAAATTTATCCGATGTTGTTGAGTTACAAAAATAAAAATATTCGTTTTGAAAAAAAATTGAGAATCTTAAGAAAAAGTTTTTGA